From the genome of Terriglobia bacterium:
CCCGCGTTCGAGGGCGAACGCGCTCCAACTCGCGTTGCACGGCTTCGGCCTGCTTCATGGTGATTTCCGTCAGCGGCGAGTGGCCGATGAGGGAGTAGCGGTGTTTGACTTCTTCGACGACGTTGGGCGGAAGCGGGCGACCGGCGATGTTGCGCAGGAATTCGGGAACCTCGTCGGGCGAGTCGGGGCTGCCGTGGGCGAGGAGGAGAACGGCGGATTTTCTCGGTTCCGTCATGCGAAAGCAGGTTCCTCGGGGCTTCGGCGCTTCGCGCCTCGGTCACGGCTGAAGCCGTGACCGACCGAGCCCTCGGAATGACAAATCATAAATAAGGTGCGCTCTTCGCCGGGCTAAAGCCCGGCGTTTCCACCATCATTGCGCTTCCCCGAACCATTCGACCTTAGCGGCGGTGGCGTACCTGGCGGAGTAGTGGTGCACGAAGTCGCAGAGGTCCTTGACGTGGTCCACGGGCGTATCGGGCAGGATGCCGTGGCCGAGATTGAAGATGTGGCCCGGCCGTCCGCCGGCGCGCTGGAGCACGTCTTCCGCCTGGGCGTGGATTTCCCTCTTGTTGGCGAAGAGCACGACGGGATCCAGATTGCCCTGCACGGCGCTGCGCGGGCCGAGGCTCTTCCAGGCGGCATCGAGCGGGATGCGCCAGTCGACGCCGATAACGTCGGCGCCGGTTTCCTTCATCGCCGGGAGCAGGGTGGCGGTCTCGGTGCCGAAGTAAATGACCGGCACGCCGGCGTGCTTGACGCGCTGCACCAGTTCGGTGGTGCGCGGCAGCACGAAGCGGCGATAGTCGGCGGGGCTGAGGCAGCCGACCCAGGAATCGAAGATCTGCACCACGTCGGCGCCGGCGCGGGCCTGCTCGATGACGTAGTCGCCGAGCACGGAGATGAGCTTGGACATCATCTCGTTCCAGGCTTCGGTGGAACGGTACATCAGCCTTTTGGTTTCGACGTAGTTGCGCGAGCCGCCGCCCTCGATCATGTAGCTGGCGAGGGTGAAAGGCGCGCCGCAAAAGCCGATGACGGGCAGCTTGGCGCCGAAATGCTGGGCGACCAGGCGGACGGAGTCGGCGACATAGTTAAGGTCGGCGGAGAAGTCAACGCGGAGCGCGTGCACGTCGGCGGCGGTGCGCACCGGCTTCTCAATGACCGGGCCTTCGCCCGCCTGGAAGTGGAAAGGAATGCCCATGACTTCCAGGGGGAGCAGCAGGTCGGCGAAGACGATGGCCGCGTCCACGCCGAGGATTTCCGCGGCCTCGATGGCGACCTGGGCGGCAAGGTTGGGGGTCTTGCAAATTTCGACGATGGAGTGGCGGCGGCGGACCTCGCGGTACTCGGCCATGTAACGTCCGGCCTGGCGCATAAACCAGACAGGCGTGAGCGGCGTCGGCTGGCCCTTGCAGGCGCGGACGAAGTGGGAGTCGGGGGCAGACATGAGCCAATCAATGTAACTCAGTCGATGGCCGATGGTCGATGGTCGATGGCAAGAGCGGTTGCGGTAATTGGTAATGCGGTCGTCGTGAAAGCGAGAGAGGTGCCACATAAGCTACTGAACCGAAAGTCCGACAGACCTTGTCGTTTGACAGCCCGGAGTTCGGGGACTAGTGTCTCAGTTTGGTAAACGCCGGGCCGGGGCGCTTAGGGAGCATCGCAACAAAGGTGGCGCAGGTGTGTTACCAATGTCAGCCACTTGGTCGAAAGGGATTTTCCCTGCAGGGCCGGCAATCGCATCCCACAGGACGGAGGTGGATATGAGATCCAGAATGATGACGGTGGTCTTAGCAGTGGCGGTATTTTTCCTGATGAGCGGGGCCAGCTTGGCGCAAGGTTCGCCGTGGGGACAGAGCGACGGGTGGCACTACCTGGGCCATTCGGACGTCCCCTACGACAGAGGAGTGCAGGACGGGCGCTATGACCGGGAACATGGGCGCGGCTGGCATCCTCATAACAACGGACAGGCGTACTTGAACGGATATCGCGCCGGCTATGGCCGGGATGGCGGCGGTGCGCCGGGCCCATACCGCACCCCCAATGGGACGTACGGCAGAGGTCCAAACGGCCCTGGCAACAACAACGCGCAGACCATCGCCTACAATAACGGCTTCCGGGAAGGGGTCGGATACGGGCAGTCGGACCGCAACAACGGCCACAGCTTCCGGCCGACGTACAGCGCCACCTACCGGAACGGGCACAACGGATACAACTCTTCGTACGGCAGCGAAATGGCGTACAAGCGGGCATACCAGGACGGCTTCCGCGCCGGCTATGATCGCGGGTATAACGGCGGAGGGTATCGCCGTTAGTTCCCAGTTGCGGGTTGTGAGTTGCGAGTAAAGACAGGAATCGCGGGCATCGAGCCCGCGATTTTTTGATTTGCCGGGGGCCTACAAGACCATGCCATACCCGCGAGGGCCACACGCTACGTCATTTTCTTGGCGAATTTCTGTTCAAACTTCTTGAGCTTGGGGGCGACGACGTACTGGCAGTAGGGCGCCGAGGAGTTGGCGGCGTAGTACTGCTGGTGGTATAGCTCGGCGAGGTAAAAAGTCCCGGCGGGCTCGACGGCGGTGACGATCGGGCTGGAGAAGGCGTGCGCGGCGTTGAGTTCGCCAATCACTTCTTCGCTCTGGCGGCGCTGGTGCTCGTTGGCATAGAAGATTACGGAGCGATACTGCGTGCCGACGTCGTTGCCCTGGCGGTTGAGCGTGGTGGGGTCGTGGATGGTGAAGAAGACGTCGAGCAGCTCGCGGTAGCTAACCTGGTCGGGGTCAAAGGTCACGCGCACTACTTCCACGTGTCCGGTAGCGCCGGAGCAAACCTGCTGGTAGGTGGGATTTTCGCGGCGTCCGCCCATGTAGCCGGACTCGACTGAGGTTACGCCGGTGACGCGGGCGAAGACCGCTTCCAGGCACCAGAAGCATCCACCGCCAAAGACGGCTGTTTGCGGTTCGGGCATGGCCATTAGATGCGGGAGAAGGCTGCAGGCTACAGGCTTCAGGGAAAGCAAAACCATTGCCGATTGTCGATGAAACCGGCGCGACGGTCGAGGGCCGCCGCCGCAGTCGTCAGTGGTCACTGCAAAGCGAAGCCCCGGCGAGGGCGCCGGGGCCTGCAGCATTAAGTTGGTATCGCGGCAGAGCGTCAGTTATTGCTGCGGGGGTGGTGTCTGTTGTTGGCCTTGGTCCTTGGGACCCATGCCTTGGCCGTGGCCCATGCCCTTGCCGTGGCCCATGCCCTCGTGGTTCTGCATCTGATCGAGTTTCGTCTGCTGCTCAGGGGTGAGAATGCCGCGGACCTGCGTCATGGCTTTCTCGTGCAGGTCGCGCATCTTGGCCATGCGATCCTGCGGCGACAGCGAAGTGTCCTGGCGAATCTTCAGCGCCTGGGCGCCGACGTCGTCCAGGATCGGCTTGACCTTGGCTTTCTGCTCGTCGGTGAGGCTCAACATGCGGGAAAGGTGGTCGAGGTGGGCCTGCCCGCTGGGTTCGCCCATGCGCCCCATGTGGCCGTGGTGCTCGCCCATACCCTGGCCCTGTCCCTGGGGGGGAGGGGCTTCGGTCTGCGCCATCATGGTGAGCGGCAGCAGAACCGCGAGCAGAATGGCGATGGCAAATGCGGTGCGTGCTTTGATCATCTGTACTCCTTTTGAACTTGCCCGTGCGGAAGAGTTAAAGCCGCTGCGAAGGCGTGGATTATTGGATGTGTGGGTTCCACACTTGTCTTCAAATAAACACTGAGAAGCGGGGAAAGTTGTGGAGCGGGGCCAAGGACGCGATGGGGCTATTCATAGCGGAGGGCGACGACGGGGTCGAGGCGAGCGGCTTTGACGGCGGGGTACATGCCGAAGAAAAGGCCAACGCTGGTGGCGACGGTGAAACTGGACAGCACCGCCCAGATGGGCACGAAAGTGGGCAGGGAAGGCACAACCATGTGAACGGTACCGCTGACGAGGTAGCCGACGGCAATGCCGACCAGGCCGCCGGTGGCGGCCAGCACCATGGCTTCGGTGAGGAATTGCCAGATGATATCGCGTCGTCGCGCGCCCATCGCCTTGCGCACGCCGATCTCGCGGGTGCGCTCGGTGACGGAGACGAGCATGATGTTCATGACACCGACGCCGCCGATCATCATGCCGACGGAGGCGATCACGATGATGGCCAGGGCAACCATGCCGACGATGTTGTGGAAGTCGCGGATGAGGGACTCGGAAGTGGCAAAGCTAAAGTCGTCGGGCTTGTCGTACATGACGCGGCGGGTGCGGCGGAGGGCGACGCGGGTCTGGTCAACGGCGACATCGAGGCGGTTGTTGCCGGCCTCGATGCGGATGCCGTGAAATTTCGCGCCGGGATAGAGCTTCCGGAACGACCAGTAGGGAATCACCAGGCGGCGGTCGCTGTTATCGGGGCCGCCGAGGCCACCCCGAGGTTTCTCGAAGACGCCGACGACCTCGAACTCATGACCGCCGACGCTGACCGGCTTGCCGATGGGATTCATGCCGGGGTAGAGACCGGTGGCGACATCTTCACCGATGACGGCGACCTCGCGGTGGTGGAGGTTCTCCGCCTCGGTGAAGGGGCGTCCCTGGGCGACAACGGCGTTGGCGTAAACCGAGAAGAACTCGCCGGTGGCACCGCGAAAATCGAGGCCGGTAACCTCCTCGCCCTTGTAGCGCGCGGTGTTGAGTTGCTGGTCATTGAACAGAGACACGGTAACGTGGACGCAGGCGGTGCAGGAATCGCGGACCGCGAGATAGTCGTCGTAGCTGAGCGGCTTGCGCATGCGCTCTTCCTTGCTGAGGCGGCCGAAGTGCGGGCCGGTGGGCAGATGGGAGAAAAAGGCAGTGTTGGTGCCGTAGCCCTGGATGGATTCCTGGATGTTGCGGTCCAAGCCCATGAGGAGCGCGACCACGGCGATCAGGGTAGCCACCGCGACCATGATGCTGATGAGGGTGAGGGCGGAGCGCAGCTTGTTGGTGCGCAGCGTATCCAGCGCCATGAGGATGTTCTCAAGCAGGCTCTGACGCTTCGATGTAGCCATCAGGGGCATAGGGTAACGACCACTTCCCTCAGCGGCTAAAGCCGCGAAAATCTTGGCCCAGAACGGCGCGGCTGAAGCCGCGCCCCTTCAAAGCGGAAACTTCAATCCTAAAACCGCTACAACTCGTCAACTACTATAGCTCCGCCCGCAGCGCGACCACGGGGTCGAGCTTGGCGGCCTTGATGGCGGGCCAGAGGCCGAAAAATAATCCTACGACGGTGGACACGGCCAGCGCGAAGAACACAACGCCGAGCGGCGTGCGCATCGGCATGGCGGTCAGGCCGCGAACGATTGTGGTGACTACCACGGCGAGCAGGACGCCGAACAAGCCACCCATGGCGGCCATCACCGAGGACTCGACCACAAACTGCATCATGATGTCGCGCTTGCGCGCGCCGACGGACTTGCGCAGGCCGATCTCGTGGGTACGCTCGGTTACGGTCGCCAGCATGATGTTCATGATGACGACGCCACCGATGACCAGGAAGATGGAAACGATGCCAATGGAAGCGTTGGCCAGGCCGCCGAAAATCTGGTTCCAAAGGCCGGTGACGGATTCGCTGGAGATGATGCCGAAGGCGTCCTTCTCGTTGAAATCCTGGTGGCGGCGCGCGCGCATGAAGGCGCGGGCCTGACCCTTGGCCTCCTCCATCACGCCCGGGGAACTGGACTTGACCGCCACCCACAATCCCTGCGAGTCGGGTCCTTCCTGGCCCCAGACCTTCAAGACGGTGGTCAGGGGAACGTAAACAAAATTGTCCTGGCTCTGGCCGAAGGCGGTGCCGTTTTTCTCGGCGACACCGACTACCTCAAAGGGCACGCCGCCGACAACGATCGTTTTGCCCAGCGCGTCCACGGTGCGGAAGAAGCGCTCTTCGAGATCGTTGCCGATGACGGCGACGTTGGCGCGGTGCTGGTACTCGGTTTCCGAGAAAAAGCGGCCACGGGCGACCTTGTCGGTGGTGACGTCAATGATGTTGGCGGTGGCGCCGCGGACGGTGACGTCGTCGATGTTCTGGTTGCCGGAGCGCACGTCCTTGTTGCGCCAGTCTTGGGCGCCGACGTCTTCGGCCAGAACCATGTGATCGCGGAGGTAGCCGAAGTCGTCGAGGTCGAGCTTGCGGTTATGACGGCGCGCTTCCAGGAAATCCTTGGCGTTAGTGATGATGGGGTAGCGGGCAACGTAAAAGACGTTGACGCCGAAGTTGGCGAGGCGCTCAGCGACGTAGGTATTGAGACCGTTGACCGCCGATATCACCCCGATGAGGGCGGTGACGGCGATGATCACGCCCAGCAAGGTGAGAAACGAGCGCAGCTTGTGCGACCACAGGCTTTCCAGCGCAATGACGACCGGCTCGCGGAAGCTGGAGGTTCGGCTGAATTTCATGAGCGTTAGACGGACCTCACCCCGAAAGGACTCCTCAAAAACATTAAGCGCCAGGGTGTAGCTACGAGTCAACTGGAAGGGAAGTTCCGAGAAAAGCGGCCGCCTTCAGGGACGGATTTGCAAGGGCCTGCCAGCTCCGGGCGCCGATCCAGGCGTGGATTCCGCCGCGTGGCGACCGCGCGTGTTTCTAGGCTTTGCGAGCGCGGCTGCGCGCACGATGAGCGCGGCTCGGTGCAGAGGCTTTCGCGCGCGCGCGTTTCCGGGGAGCCGCTCGCAGCTCCCCGGGCGTCAACTGTTTTGCCGACTTCCAAAGCCGCTCCAGGTTGTAGAAATTTCTCGCCTTCTGCGAGAAGACGTGGACCACGAAGTCCACGTAGTCCAGCAGGACCCACTCAGCTTGCTTGTAGCCCTCGACGTGGGCGGGCCGCAGCCCGGCGTGCGAAAGTCTCTGCTCGACCTCATCGGAGATGGCTTGAATCTGCCTGGGGTTGCTGCCGGAGCAGATGACGAAATAGTCGGTGAAGCCGCCGGCGGCCTTGTCGAGTTGGAGGACGGTGAGGTCTTCCGCCTTTTTTTCCTCGGCGGCGGCGATGGCGTCAGCGACCTGGCGCTGCAATGCGTTTTTCTTAGGCATGGAACCTCTGCCAGACCAGGGTGATGAATTGACCACGGAAACACGGAGGTACGGCGGATGCAGGAGCCCTGCGGGATGGGGGCACGGCTATTGGCGGTCGCGTATGGAGGCCACCTTTCTCCGCGCCGGAGCGGCACGCCGGGCGCGCGGCGCGGATGACTTGTACAGATGCATCTTGGCGATGTAGGCAGCGACCGCCTCATCCAGGAAACGCGAGACGCCGCGGCGGCGGGAAACCGAACCGCGAATCTCGGTGGCGGAAGCTTTATCCTTAAGGCCGGCGAGGAGGTGCAGCGTGACGCCGCCGAGCGCGAGGTCACCGCTCGCAGGCTGATGTTGGAACGGCTTGGCAACGGCGTTCCTGGGGCGCAGGGATGCGGGCAGCGCGCCGGCGATGTCGGCGAGCGAAAATCCCGGGCGGCTGGCCACAATAAACTCAACTTCGCGCAACAGCGCCTCCGGCTCTCGCCACTTGGCGATGGTCAGGAAGGAATCAATGCCGAGGAGGAAAAACAGACGGTCGCTTTTGGGCAGCGAGGCGCGGAAGCGTCGCACAGTATCAATGGTGAAACTGGGCGTGCGGCGGCCGTCTTCGCCCGGGGCTTCCAGCAGCGAGGGGATGAATGTCTTCTCGGCACGCGTGGCGAGCGCCAACATGGCGTAGCGATGGTAAAAGGGCGTCACCGGCTGGCCCTGCTTGAGCGGCTGGAGGTCGGCAGGAACAAAATAAACGCGGCCGAGTTGGTGGGCTGTCTGCGCCGCGCGCGCCACCGCGAGATGGCCGCGATGTACCGGATCGAAGGTTCCGCCGAAAAGGGCAACGTTCATGAAACAGTAGTTCGTAGCTAGTCGTTGGTAACTGGTAGTTGGCTCGCCTCGGTCGAAGTGTCGTCTGTCGCGTCGGAAGTTGCAAGTGGGAAGAGGACATGCCACGTTGCTAACCCATGTACCTGTTGCCCCCACCAACCGCACAGCCGCTAAGCGAACCGCGCCAACTCCTAGGAGCGTGTTTCAAATAGTAACGACTTTGATGCCGGGGCACCTTGGAGGCCTGATTCCAAGGCACTTGCTGAGATCGCCGGAAGGCAGAGAACGATTCTTGAAACACGCTCTAACTACTGACTGCTAACTACTAGGGAAGCTCTGAACAAGCGCATCGCCGGTCCCTCAGCGGCTAAAGCCGTACCCTTTGTACAGCATTTACGGACGACCTGAAGGCCGTCCCCTTCAAAATCCGGGGTTGATCAGACCATCCCTCAGCTACTAACTACTAACAACTACCTCGCGATCGTCTCGGCGTTGGGCGGCGGCTCTGCAGCGGCAGCAAGTTCGGCCTTGCGCACCTCCATGACACTGTTGGCGATGGCGTGGGTCAGCTTGGCGATACCCTCGCCGGTCACCGCGGAGATGGGATAGAGCGGCAAGGTGTGCTTCTTGCAGTAGCGGCGCAGCTTCGCCAGCTTATCCTTGTTCACGACATCCATCTTCGACGCTGCCACCAGCACCGGCTTTTGCTCCAGTCCGGCGCCGAAGCTGGAGAGTTCCTTGGTGATGACTTCGTAATCCTTCACCGGGTCGGGGCGGCCGTTGGAGTCGGAGACGTCCACCAGGTGCACCAGCAGGCGCGTGCGCTCGATGTGCCGCAGGAATTGCGTGCCCAGGCCGGCGCCGGTGTGCGCGCCCTCGATCAGGCCGGGGATGTCGGCAACCACGAAGCTGATTTCGTTCGGCTCCGCGCCTACCACGACGACGCCCAGGTTCGGTTCCAGGGTGGTGAACGGATAGTCGGCAATCTTCGGACGCGCCGCCGAGAGGCGCGAGATCAGGGTGGACTTGCCGGCGTTCGGGTATCCGACCAACCCGACATCGGCGAGCAGCTTGAGTTCCAGGCGCAGGGTGCGCTCCTCGCCCGGAAATCCGGCTTCGCACTCGCGCGGCGCCTGGTGGGTGGAGGTGGCAAAGCGCGCGTTGCCGCGCCCGCCGCGCCCGCCACGCGCGATCACGATGCGGTCGTCGGCATGAGAGAAGTCGTGCAGGCGCTCGCCGCTGGCCTCGTCGTACACGATGGTTCCGACCGGCACTTTGAGCACAACATCGGCGCCTTCGCGGCCGGTCTTGTTGGAGCCCTCGCCGTGGCGCCCGCGCTCGGCCTTGTATTCGGGATTGAAGCGGAAGTGGACGAGCGTGTTGTGGCGCTCGCTGGATTCCATGATGACGTCGCCGCCGTGGCCACCGTCGCCGCCGGAGGGTCCGCCGCGGGGCACGAACTTCTCGCGGCGGAAGGCCATGCAGCCGTTGCCGCCGTTGCCGGCTTTGACCTGAATTTTGGCTTCGTCGATGAACATAGTTATCGGCTGTCAGCTAGCAGTTTTCAGTCGATCATCGCTCGCCCGAAAGCAAAAGGCACGGCGCTGCCGTGCCTGTAATTGTGAGCGATGCCAATGCCGGCGCCACACCGCGCAGAGCTGATGGCTGACGGCTGATAGCTGATTACGCTTCCGCCGGCTCCACGAGCACGAACTTGCCCGAGCCGCCCTTGTCCACGAACTTCACTTTGCCAGTGATCTTGGCGAAGAGGGTGTCGTCCTTGCCGCGGCCGACGTTGAGGCCGGGCTTGATGCGCGTGCCGCGCTGGCGGACGATGATCGAGCCGCCGGGCACGGTCTGCCCGCCGAACACTTTGACTCCCAGCCGCTGCGAATTCGAGTCGCGGCCGTTGCGTGAACTGCCTAATCCTTTTTTGTGAGCCATAACAAGATCCAGTTTCCAGTTTCAGGTTTCAGTTTCTAGATCGCGGCGCCGAGTTTCGGTTTCAGCTCCAGCGGCAGACCGCCAACTAGAAACCAGAAACGAGAAACTCGAAGCTACTTCTTTTGCGGAGAAGAGCCGCCCTTGGACTCCGGAGCCGTCTTCTTCGAGCTGCCACCATGACGCGCGGTCTTGGTTTCTGCTCCAGTGCCAGCGCCCGACGCGTGCTCCTCCGCGTCCGCATTCTTCGTGGAAGCTACC
Proteins encoded in this window:
- the hemE gene encoding uroporphyrinogen decarboxylase, producing MSAPDSHFVRACKGQPTPLTPVWFMRQAGRYMAEYREVRRRHSIVEICKTPNLAAQVAIEAAEILGVDAAIVFADLLLPLEVMGIPFHFQAGEGPVIEKPVRTAADVHALRVDFSADLNYVADSVRLVAQHFGAKLPVIGFCGAPFTLASYMIEGGGSRNYVETKRLMYRSTEAWNEMMSKLISVLGDYVIEQARAGADVVQIFDSWVGCLSPADYRRFVLPRTTELVQRVKHAGVPVIYFGTETATLLPAMKETGADVIGVDWRIPLDAAWKSLGPRSAVQGNLDPVVLFANKREIHAQAEDVLQRAGGRPGHIFNLGHGILPDTPVDHVKDLCDFVHHYSARYATAAKVEWFGEAQ
- a CDS encoding ABC transporter permease; protein product: MPLMATSKRQSLLENILMALDTLRTNKLRSALTLISIMVAVATLIAVVALLMGLDRNIQESIQGYGTNTAFFSHLPTGPHFGRLSKEERMRKPLSYDDYLAVRDSCTACVHVTVSLFNDQQLNTARYKGEEVTGLDFRGATGEFFSVYANAVVAQGRPFTEAENLHHREVAVIGEDVATGLYPGMNPIGKPVSVGGHEFEVVGVFEKPRGGLGGPDNSDRRLVIPYWSFRKLYPGAKFHGIRIEAGNNRLDVAVDQTRVALRRTRRVMYDKPDDFSFATSESLIRDFHNIVGMVALAIIVIASVGMMIGGVGVMNIMLVSVTERTREIGVRKAMGARRRDIIWQFLTEAMVLAATGGLVGIAVGYLVSGTVHMVVPSLPTFVPIWAVLSSFTVATSVGLFFGMYPAVKAARLDPVVALRYE
- a CDS encoding Spy/CpxP family protein refolding chaperone yields the protein MIKARTAFAIAILLAVLLPLTMMAQTEAPPPQGQGQGMGEHHGHMGRMGEPSGQAHLDHLSRMLSLTDEQKAKVKPILDDVGAQALKIRQDTSLSPQDRMAKMRDLHEKAMTQVRGILTPEQQTKLDQMQNHEGMGHGKGMGHGQGMGPKDQGQQQTPPPQQ
- the nadD gene encoding nicotinate (nicotinamide) nucleotide adenylyltransferase, whose product is MNVALFGGTFDPVHRGHLAVARAAQTAHQLGRVYFVPADLQPLKQGQPVTPFYHRYAMLALATRAEKTFIPSLLEAPGEDGRRTPSFTIDTVRRFRASLPKSDRLFFLLGIDSFLTIAKWREPEALLREVEFIVASRPGFSLADIAGALPASLRPRNAVAKPFQHQPASGDLALGGVTLHLLAGLKDKASATEIRGSVSRRRGVSRFLDEAVAAYIAKMHLYKSSAPRARRAAPARRKVASIRDRQ
- the rpmA gene encoding 50S ribosomal protein L27, which produces MAHKKGLGSSRNGRDSNSQRLGVKVFGGQTVPGGSIIVRQRGTRIKPGLNVGRGKDDTLFAKITGKVKFVDKGGSGKFVLVEPAEA
- a CDS encoding ABC transporter permease produces the protein MKFSRTSSFREPVVIALESLWSHKLRSFLTLLGVIIAVTALIGVISAVNGLNTYVAERLANFGVNVFYVARYPIITNAKDFLEARRHNRKLDLDDFGYLRDHMVLAEDVGAQDWRNKDVRSGNQNIDDVTVRGATANIIDVTTDKVARGRFFSETEYQHRANVAVIGNDLEERFFRTVDALGKTIVVGGVPFEVVGVAEKNGTAFGQSQDNFVYVPLTTVLKVWGQEGPDSQGLWVAVKSSSPGVMEEAKGQARAFMRARRHQDFNEKDAFGIISSESVTGLWNQIFGGLANASIGIVSIFLVIGGVVIMNIMLATVTERTHEIGLRKSVGARKRDIMMQFVVESSVMAAMGGLFGVLLAVVVTTIVRGLTAMPMRTPLGVVFFALAVSTVVGLFFGLWPAIKAAKLDPVVALRAEL
- the rsfS gene encoding ribosome silencing factor; the protein is MPKKNALQRQVADAIAAAEEKKAEDLTVLQLDKAAGGFTDYFVICSGSNPRQIQAISDEVEQRLSHAGLRPAHVEGYKQAEWVLLDYVDFVVHVFSQKARNFYNLERLWKSAKQLTPGELRAAPRKRARAKASAPSRAHRARSRARKA
- the msrA gene encoding peptide-methionine (S)-S-oxide reductase MsrA translates to MPEPQTAVFGGGCFWCLEAVFARVTGVTSVESGYMGGRRENPTYQQVCSGATGHVEVVRVTFDPDQVSYRELLDVFFTIHDPTTLNRQGNDVGTQYRSVIFYANEHQRRQSEEVIGELNAAHAFSSPIVTAVEPAGTFYLAELYHQQYYAANSSAPYCQYVVAPKLKKFEQKFAKKMT
- the obgE gene encoding GTPase ObgE, whose amino-acid sequence is MFIDEAKIQVKAGNGGNGCMAFRREKFVPRGGPSGGDGGHGGDVIMESSERHNTLVHFRFNPEYKAERGRHGEGSNKTGREGADVVLKVPVGTIVYDEASGERLHDFSHADDRIVIARGGRGGRGNARFATSTHQAPRECEAGFPGEERTLRLELKLLADVGLVGYPNAGKSTLISRLSAARPKIADYPFTTLEPNLGVVVVGAEPNEISFVVADIPGLIEGAHTGAGLGTQFLRHIERTRLLVHLVDVSDSNGRPDPVKDYEVITKELSSFGAGLEQKPVLVAASKMDVVNKDKLAKLRRYCKKHTLPLYPISAVTGEGIAKLTHAIANSVMEVRKAELAAAAEPPPNAETIAR